The following are encoded together in the Glycine soja cultivar W05 chromosome 5, ASM419377v2, whole genome shotgun sequence genome:
- the LOC114412233 gene encoding putative casein kinase II subunit beta-4, giving the protein MYKERERVGVSVSASKSEDRKRINDVLDKHLERSSPSTSRPITSASKNSNLQVEESETESEESDVSGSDGDDTSWISWFCNLRGNEFFCEVDDDYIQDDFNLCGLSSQVPYYDYALDLILDVESSHGDMFTEEQNELIESAAEMLYGLIHARYVLTSKGMAAMLDKYKNYDFGRCPRVYCSGQPCLPVGQSDIPRSSTVKIYCPRCEDLYYPRSKYQGNIDGAYFGTTFPHLFLMTYGQLKPQKPAQGYVPRVFGFKVHKP; this is encoded by the exons ATGTACAAAGAACGAGAGCGAGTTGGTGTTTCTGTTTCCGCTTCCAAATCGGAGGATCGGAAGCGAATCAACGACGTTCTCGATAAGCACTTGGAACGATCCTCTCCTTCCACTTCTCGCCCCATCACCTCCGCCTCCAAGAATTCCAACCTCCAAG TGGAGGAATCTGAAACGGAGAGTGAAGAGTCTGATGTTAGTGGCTCTGATGGGGATGACACCTCTTGGATCTCGTGGTTCTGTAATCTCAGAGGGAATGAGTTCTTTTGTGAGGTGGATGATGATTACATACAGGATGACTTTAACCTATGTGGGTTGAGCAGTCAAGTGCCCTACTATGATTATGCCCTTGATTTGATTCTCGACGTCGAGTCGTCCCATG GTGACATGTTCACGGAGGAACAGAATGAGTTGATTGAATCAGCGGCGGAAATGCTTTATGGTCTGATTCATGCCAGATATGTGTTGACCAGCAAAGGAATGGCTGCCATG CTTGACAAATACAAGAACTATGATTTTGGCAGATGCCCAAGAGTTTACTGCTCTGGACAGCCCTGCCTTCCAGTTGGTCAATCAGACATTCCTAGGTCAAGTACTGTGAAAATATACTGCCCTAGGTGTGAAGATCTTTACTATCCACGTTCCAAGTATCAAGGCA ACATTGATGGGGCTTACTTTGGAACTACATTTCCACACCTCTTCTTGATGACTTATGGACAACTGAAGCCACAGAAACCAGCACAAGGCTATGTTCCAAGAGTTTTTGGGTTCAAAGTTCACAAGCCATAA